One Thermococcus sp. EP1 DNA window includes the following coding sequences:
- the metG gene encoding methionine--tRNA ligase subunit beta produces the protein MELYDVNEFWKFDLRVGLVKKAEKLKRTKKLIKLEVDFGSEQRTIITGLADQYSPEDLEGKKLIFVLNLKPKKLSGIESQGMLIVAESEDGKVYLLPVPDEVPIGTKVW, from the coding sequence ATGGAACTCTATGACGTTAATGAATTCTGGAAGTTTGATCTTAGGGTTGGATTGGTAAAGAAAGCTGAGAAATTAAAAAGAACTAAAAAGCTCATAAAACTTGAAGTTGACTTTGGAAGCGAACAAAGGACTATAATAACAGGGCTAGCTGATCAATACAGTCCTGAAGATCTTGAGGGAAAGAAACTCATTTTTGTCTTAAACTTAAAGCCTAAAAAACTCTCTGGAATAGAGAGCCAAGGAATGCTTATTGTAGCTGAAAGTGAGGATGGGAAAGTTTACCTTCTACCTGTCCCAGATGAAGTACCCATCGGTACAAAGGTGTGGTAA
- the speB gene encoding agmatinase, which yields MFFGIPHSKTPNLYILGVPWDGSSSYRKGSKDGPNAIREATSGELYNSFSEGLVDLAKYWRYKDLGDVTAESFEELVNQVDDIVTAHYNGELFLFLGGDHSITYATIKAIKEASGESFGLMYFDAHPDLYSEYDGDKYSHACTVRRLVEEGLVRGSEVIQIGVRAPTKEQIEFAKDYGIRIISASEIYRSPRVRVPFEKAYLSFDMDVLDPAFAPGVGNPEPGGLTTRELVEIIKSLNVSVIAFDIVELNPKYDYKGITAFAAAKIIREVLGKVTKNVV from the coding sequence ATGTTTTTTGGGATTCCGCACTCAAAAACTCCCAATTTGTATATTCTCGGGGTGCCATGGGATGGGTCTTCTTCTTACAGGAAAGGATCTAAAGACGGCCCCAACGCAATAAGGGAGGCTACTTCGGGAGAACTCTATAACAGCTTTAGTGAGGGGCTTGTGGACCTTGCAAAGTACTGGCGATACAAGGATCTTGGAGATGTTACGGCTGAGAGTTTTGAAGAACTCGTGAATCAGGTTGATGACATCGTCACAGCTCATTATAATGGAGAACTTTTTCTTTTCCTAGGCGGAGATCATTCAATAACCTATGCGACTATTAAGGCTATTAAAGAAGCCTCTGGAGAGAGTTTTGGATTAATGTACTTCGATGCCCATCCAGATCTATACTCTGAGTATGATGGAGACAAATATTCCCATGCATGCACTGTAAGGCGTCTTGTAGAGGAGGGTTTAGTAAGAGGGAGTGAAGTTATTCAGATTGGAGTTAGAGCTCCTACTAAAGAACAGATTGAATTTGCGAAAGATTATGGAATAAGGATAATTTCTGCTTCAGAAATATATCGTTCTCCAAGAGTGCGAGTTCCATTTGAAAAAGCATACCTTTCCTTTGACATGGATGTTCTTGATCCAGCGTTTGCTCCAGGGGTTGGAAATCCTGAACCAGGTGGTTTAACCACGAGAGAGCTTGTTGAAATAATAAAAAGCTTAAACGTGAGTGTAATAGCCTTTGATATAGTAGAGCTCAATCCAAAGTATGATTATAAGGGAATAACGGCCTTTGCTGCTGCGAAAATAATAAGAGAAGTACTTGGAAAAGTGACCAAAAATGTGGTGTGA
- the thrC gene encoding threonine synthase, translating to MLKCTSCGREYSLRKPYQRCECGEPLELELFKSTPGIGRRVWERFSGFFPFELNLELSLGEGDTLLTKAKKLSKELGVKLYLKNETLNPTWSFKDRGTYLGIHRALQLGFKKIGTVSTGNMAASVAAYGARAGLETYVLVSSDIAEEKLKALALYGARIIKVQGDYGELYYKSLKIGREKGIYFINSDDPFRVEGYKSMSFEIIEEVTPDYVVVPTSSGGLFRGIVKGFLELKESELIERLPCFVVVQAEGCSPICKTFNEGKEKIERFESPHTIAHAIENPYPPSGNAVLRLLKELRGLCVTVSDEEILDAQRDLGREGLFVQPASATGIAAIKKLRGRGIIEEEAKVVSILTGAGLKTLSHVALSTIEECSLGTLGECFP from the coding sequence ATGTTAAAATGCACGTCCTGTGGAAGAGAATATTCTCTAAGGAAACCATATCAAAGATGTGAATGTGGTGAACCACTTGAATTAGAGCTATTTAAGAGCACTCCAGGCATAGGGAGGAGAGTGTGGGAGAGATTTTCTGGATTTTTCCCCTTTGAACTTAATCTTGAGCTTAGTCTCGGAGAAGGAGATACCCTACTAACTAAGGCAAAAAAGCTTTCGAAAGAACTTGGAGTCAAGCTTTATCTCAAAAATGAAACTCTCAACCCAACATGGAGCTTTAAAGATAGAGGGACTTATTTGGGTATTCATAGGGCTCTTCAGTTGGGGTTTAAAAAAATTGGCACTGTTTCGACTGGCAATATGGCTGCGAGTGTTGCGGCTTATGGAGCAAGAGCTGGGCTTGAGACATACGTTCTGGTTTCATCAGACATAGCAGAAGAAAAATTGAAAGCTCTTGCCCTTTATGGAGCTAGGATTATCAAAGTTCAGGGCGATTATGGGGAGCTCTACTACAAAAGCCTTAAAATAGGGAGGGAAAAGGGAATATACTTCATAAATTCGGACGATCCTTTCCGAGTTGAAGGATACAAGAGCATGAGCTTTGAGATAATTGAGGAAGTAACCCCGGACTACGTTGTTGTGCCAACGTCATCAGGAGGGCTTTTCAGAGGAATTGTGAAGGGTTTTCTGGAACTTAAGGAAAGTGAACTCATTGAGAGACTTCCTTGTTTTGTGGTGGTTCAAGCTGAAGGCTGTTCTCCAATATGCAAGACATTTAATGAAGGAAAAGAGAAGATAGAGCGGTTTGAAAGTCCACATACAATAGCCCATGCCATAGAGAATCCATATCCTCCGAGTGGAAATGCCGTTTTGAGACTTTTGAAGGAACTTAGGGGCTTATGTGTTACAGTTAGTGATGAAGAGATTTTGGATGCTCAAAGAGATCTTGGTAGAGAAGGCCTCTTTGTCCAGCCAGCATCTGCAACAGGAATAGCTGCAATAAAAAAGCTTAGAGGGAGAGGAATTATCGAAGAAGAAGCAAAAGTCGTTAGCATTCTTACAGGTGCTGGATTAAAAACTCTTAGCCATGTTGCTCTAAGCACTATTGAAGAATGTTCCTTGGGGACTCTTGGGGAATGCTTTCCATAA
- a CDS encoding extradiol dioxygenase, producing MLIGAAMMPHGNDVLDPKDEDTKRLAGLLKDIGREFSKADLYVLISPHNVRMSEAFGVIMAENLVSWLSFGGIELPGDYQTERELAREIYERAKAKGLPVVDINFASVGGEYSLFPLTWGELIPLHFLEKRPLVVLTPARKVPRKILVGFGEVIAEVLEEDEKRIAFIASADHGHAHDPNGPYGYAPEAKEYDERIMQLIKENKLEKLLSISDELINKALPDSYWQLLVLYGVLKKVPMKVKATAYACPSYFGMGAALFVRS from the coding sequence ATGCTAATCGGGGCAGCGATGATGCCTCATGGAAATGATGTTCTCGACCCGAAGGATGAGGACACAAAACGACTTGCTGGACTCTTAAAAGATATTGGTAGGGAATTCTCAAAGGCAGATTTGTACGTTCTCATAAGTCCTCACAACGTCCGCATGAGTGAAGCCTTTGGAGTTATAATGGCTGAAAATCTTGTTTCATGGCTTAGTTTTGGGGGAATCGAACTTCCTGGTGATTACCAAACTGAAAGAGAACTCGCCAGAGAAATATATGAGAGGGCAAAAGCTAAGGGACTTCCTGTGGTTGATATAAACTTTGCTTCAGTGGGCGGGGAATATTCACTTTTTCCCCTAACATGGGGAGAACTTATACCTCTCCATTTCCTCGAAAAGAGGCCCCTTGTCGTGTTAACTCCAGCACGAAAAGTTCCAAGGAAAATCCTTGTTGGATTTGGAGAAGTTATTGCCGAAGTTCTTGAAGAAGATGAAAAGAGAATTGCATTTATAGCAAGTGCTGATCATGGCCATGCACATGATCCAAATGGCCCGTATGGTTATGCTCCAGAGGCAAAAGAATACGATGAGCGCATTATGCAACTCATTAAAGAGAACAAACTTGAAAAGCTCCTAAGTATTTCGGATGAACTGATAAACAAAGCCCTTCCTGATAGCTACTGGCAGCTGCTTGTTCTCTATGGGGTGCTCAAAAAAGTACCAATGAAAGTAAAAGCAACAGCTTATGCTTGTCCAAGCTACTTTGGTATGGGTGCTGCTTTGTTTGTCCGATCCTGA
- a CDS encoding dual specificity protein phosphatase family protein: MVYPKFVDSNVAFSPMPYPEDIPNLAKEFDAVVVLAYEHELYYTLEEWTNHRLDVLYSPIEDFTAPSLEELLDILGWIEERVKKGKKILIHCFGGSGRSGSVAVAYLMYLYGLSLREALLRVRSLKPSAVETEEQMEVLENLEKYLKSKRFV; the protein is encoded by the coding sequence GTGGTCTATCCGAAGTTTGTTGACAGTAATGTGGCATTTTCACCGATGCCGTATCCTGAGGATATTCCTAATCTTGCAAAAGAATTTGATGCTGTCGTTGTTCTAGCCTACGAACACGAATTGTATTATACACTAGAAGAATGGACTAACCATCGCCTCGACGTGCTTTATTCTCCAATAGAAGACTTTACTGCACCAAGTTTAGAGGAACTGCTTGATATTTTGGGATGGATTGAGGAAAGAGTCAAAAAAGGTAAGAAAATCTTGATTCACTGTTTTGGAGGAAGTGGAAGAAGTGGGAGTGTGGCCGTTGCTTATTTGATGTATTTGTATGGCTTGTCTTTAAGGGAGGCTTTGCTAAGAGTGCGTTCCCTTAAGCCCTCTGCTGTTGAAACAGAGGAGCAAATGGAGGTTTTAGAGAATCTTGAGAAATATTTAAAATCAAAACGATTCGTATAA
- a CDS encoding nitroreductase family protein: protein MIVELAKKRKTVRKFKTEKPPLESVLNAIEVAKEAPSGMNAQPWHFLLIESSEKKRKIRGICEKDEIKFYEKMKGKLGEWLHEKGFTWEKPFLSDAPYLVLVFTDIRAPFAIQSTWLAIGYLLLALEEEGLGTVTYTPPNPREIEKLLNAPEHYRLQTILPIGYPNDDKPKYKRKSLEEVVTFEKFE, encoded by the coding sequence ATGATAGTTGAACTTGCCAAAAAACGGAAAACCGTGAGAAAGTTTAAAACAGAAAAACCACCCCTTGAGAGTGTTTTAAACGCCATTGAAGTTGCAAAAGAGGCTCCTTCTGGAATGAACGCTCAGCCATGGCACTTTCTTTTAATAGAAAGTTCTGAGAAAAAGAGAAAAATCAGGGGAATTTGTGAGAAAGATGAAATAAAGTTCTATGAAAAGATGAAAGGAAAACTTGGAGAATGGCTTCACGAAAAAGGCTTTACGTGGGAAAAACCATTCCTAAGTGATGCTCCATATCTAGTGCTAGTATTTACCGATATCAGAGCGCCCTTCGCAATCCAATCAACATGGCTTGCTATAGGATATCTTCTCCTTGCTCTTGAAGAAGAAGGTTTAGGAACAGTGACTTACACCCCTCCAAATCCAAGGGAAATTGAAAAACTCTTGAATGCTCCAGAACATTATCGCCTTCAAACAATTCTCCCTATAGGCTATCCAAATGATGACAAACCAAAATATAAAAGAAAAAGTTTAGAAGAGGTTGTAACCTTCGAAAAATTTGAATAG
- a CDS encoding MBL fold metallo-hydrolase, with the protein MIVYFIGTGGSEGIPAHLCTCETCEEARKLGFAQRKPSTLAIISKNKKAILIDVGTDIRDLLHVPLEGILLTHWHHDHIYGLYKLRWIAKKTRLYGPKGDADWLMIHDPKNIQVEFIKAGDVLKIDSLKITALKLNHQVETLGYLIEEDNKSVAILYDTKGLPEETFKLLEKKKLRLAIVDATYAPGVDDPYHNNVDEGAETGLQLAERTMLSHISHKNLSFLKLDEYVRKKYNGKVLVAYDGMLFYV; encoded by the coding sequence ATGATAGTCTATTTCATTGGCACTGGAGGCAGTGAGGGTATCCCAGCTCATTTGTGCACATGTGAAACATGTGAAGAAGCTCGTAAACTTGGTTTTGCACAACGAAAGCCTTCTACTTTAGCAATCATTAGCAAAAACAAAAAGGCAATACTCATAGATGTAGGAACAGACATCAGGGATCTATTACATGTACCTCTTGAGGGGATCCTTCTTACTCACTGGCATCACGATCATATTTATGGGCTATATAAACTCAGGTGGATTGCAAAGAAAACTAGGCTTTATGGTCCAAAAGGCGATGCAGATTGGTTAATGATTCATGATCCCAAAAACATCCAAGTAGAATTCATCAAGGCCGGAGATGTGCTTAAAATAGACTCCCTTAAAATAACAGCTCTAAAACTTAATCATCAAGTAGAGACTCTTGGATACCTGATAGAAGAGGATAATAAAAGTGTGGCAATCCTTTATGATACCAAAGGGCTTCCTGAGGAGACTTTTAAATTATTAGAAAAGAAAAAACTTCGCCTTGCCATAGTAGATGCTACTTACGCTCCAGGTGTTGATGATCCGTATCACAATAACGTTGATGAGGGTGCTGAAACAGGGCTCCAATTAGCTGAAAGAACTATGTTGAGTCATATATCCCACAAAAATCTCTCATTTTTGAAGCTTGATGAGTATGTCAGAAAGAAATACAATGGAAAAGTTCTTGTTGCCTATGATGGGATGCTCTTTTATGTGTGA
- a CDS encoding Mut7-C RNAse domain-containing protein yields MRGKNTKFIADMMLGRLARWLRLYGYDTIYGVEEDSEILRISREENRIILTRDEDLAKRSENTILIRSNKFEEQVRQLMELGFNFDDLFPENARCPKCNGLIRRVSKEEIKDRVPKGVYEDYDEFYVCVQCGQVYWPGRQWREMVKIDRRLRNLRESNEME; encoded by the coding sequence ATGAGGGGAAAAAACACAAAGTTTATCGCTGATATGATGCTTGGTCGTTTAGCTAGGTGGCTTCGACTTTATGGATATGATACTATTTATGGGGTAGAGGAGGATAGTGAGATTTTAAGAATTTCACGGGAGGAGAATAGAATAATCCTAACTCGGGATGAAGATCTTGCAAAACGATCAGAAAATACTATCTTAATAAGATCGAACAAGTTTGAGGAGCAAGTGAGACAACTTATGGAACTTGGTTTTAATTTTGATGATCTTTTTCCTGAAAATGCTAGGTGTCCAAAGTGCAACGGCCTGATAAGGAGGGTTAGCAAGGAAGAAATCAAAGATCGAGTTCCAAAAGGGGTTTATGAAGACTACGATGAGTTTTACGTGTGTGTCCAATGTGGTCAAGTTTATTGGCCTGGGAGGCAGTGGAGAGAAATGGTAAAAATTGATAGAAGGTTAAGGAATCTGAGGGAGTCCAATGAAATGGAGTGA
- a CDS encoding 6-hydroxymethylpterin diphosphokinase MptE-like protein, whose protein sequence is MKWSEWEPFYQYILEVMGYDREADKKAALLLRELLLKSKNYVSPTELKERIREQVYVFGPGPSLDEKLNRKFDGTLIASDGATSALLENNIIPHIIVTDLDGRFEDIKRANELGSIVVVHAHGDNMDKLRMYVPRLKNVLGTCQTESLDIIYNFGGFTDGDRAAFLAEELGAKRIFLVGFDFGDVVGKWSKPYLKEHTPVWETKRKKFEIAQMLLEWLKKNGRAKIVEL, encoded by the coding sequence ATGAAATGGAGTGAGTGGGAACCTTTTTATCAGTATATCCTTGAGGTCATGGGTTATGATAGAGAGGCAGACAAAAAAGCCGCCCTGCTCTTGAGAGAACTCTTGTTAAAGAGTAAGAACTATGTTTCACCCACAGAACTTAAAGAACGAATTAGAGAACAAGTTTATGTTTTTGGTCCGGGTCCAAGCCTAGATGAAAAACTAAACCGAAAATTTGATGGAACGTTAATAGCCTCTGATGGTGCTACTTCCGCTTTGCTTGAAAATAACATTATTCCCCACATTATTGTAACGGATTTAGATGGTAGGTTTGAAGACATAAAAAGGGCCAATGAGTTGGGTTCCATTGTAGTCGTTCATGCTCATGGAGATAACATGGATAAGCTTAGAATGTATGTTCCAAGGCTTAAGAACGTTCTAGGAACGTGTCAAACAGAGTCTTTAGACATAATTTATAACTTTGGTGGCTTCACTGATGGGGATAGGGCCGCTTTTCTCGCTGAAGAGCTCGGAGCAAAAAGAATATTTCTCGTTGGGTTTGATTTTGGTGACGTCGTTGGAAAATGGAGTAAACCTTATTTAAAAGAGCACACTCCAGTATGGGAAACCAAGAGAAAGAAATTTGAAATCGCTCAGATGCTCTTGGAATGGCTTAAAAAGAATGGACGGGCAAAGATAGTGGAGCTTTAA
- a CDS encoding S9 family peptidase, translating to MNKIEWNENTFSKFAYLSDPRIAKDGKSIAYVLTKTNLKQNKYENTVVIEELESKGRKFIENASMPRFSPTGRKLALVKPNEEKKSAEVWLYDLTSMSGKKILEAKNILNISWNRDNRRILVTGFKRRDDEEFIFEDDVPVWFDNKGFFDGEKTTFWIVDTESEEILDEFTTEKFSFGIWHGDNIIYNVPHREDEKPQFFKFYDIYLWKDGESEKLFERVSYVAVDSNGDVLLLHGKPKKEKISEHDYLYTWDGSEIKPLTERFVYNNWEGKLDEKGNVYFTMAREGRVSLYKLEEGELIPIVDENSWVIGFDVSNNGKVILLKETDTRLRELFIWDKELQQLTDYNGPIFERLKTRPLQHFRFKSLGLELDGWYIKPETEEKAPVIVFVHGGPKGMYGYYFKYEMQLMADKGYYIVFVNPRGSNGYDEEFALKVLERTGLEDFQDILNGVEKFFEIEPNADRERVGITGISYGGFMTNWALTQSALFKAGISENGISYWLTSYAFSDIGLWFDKEVIGENPLENENYKKLSPLFYAQNVKAPLLLIHSLEDYRCPLDQSVMFYHVLKDLGKEVYIAIFKKGAHGHSLRGSPKHRAKRYKLFMEFFERKLKKYEEGFDVEKILEKSENEK from the coding sequence ATGAACAAAATCGAATGGAACGAAAACACCTTTTCTAAATTCGCCTATCTAAGCGATCCACGAATCGCAAAAGATGGAAAAAGTATTGCTTATGTATTAACAAAAACCAATTTGAAGCAAAACAAATACGAAAATACAGTTGTTATTGAAGAACTTGAAAGCAAGGGGAGAAAATTTATTGAAAACGCCTCAATGCCAAGGTTCTCACCAACTGGAAGAAAACTCGCACTCGTTAAGCCAAACGAAGAAAAGAAAAGTGCTGAAGTTTGGCTCTATGACCTAACATCAATGAGCGGAAAGAAAATCCTCGAGGCAAAAAATATCCTTAATATCAGCTGGAACAGAGACAACAGAAGAATCTTGGTGACTGGGTTCAAGAGGAGGGATGATGAAGAGTTTATTTTTGAGGATGATGTGCCAGTGTGGTTTGATAATAAGGGATTCTTTGATGGAGAAAAGACAACCTTTTGGATAGTGGACACAGAAAGCGAGGAAATCCTAGATGAATTCACAACAGAAAAGTTCTCCTTTGGAATTTGGCATGGAGATAACATAATTTACAATGTACCACATAGAGAGGACGAAAAACCACAATTCTTCAAGTTCTATGACATTTATCTCTGGAAAGATGGAGAAAGTGAAAAGCTTTTTGAGAGAGTTTCATATGTAGCTGTAGACTCCAATGGAGATGTTCTCCTCCTCCATGGAAAACCAAAGAAAGAAAAAATAAGTGAGCATGACTACCTCTACACTTGGGATGGGTCAGAAATTAAACCATTAACAGAACGTTTTGTTTACAATAACTGGGAAGGAAAACTCGATGAAAAGGGAAACGTATACTTCACTATGGCAAGAGAGGGGAGAGTTAGTTTATATAAACTTGAAGAAGGGGAACTAATCCCAATAGTTGATGAAAATTCGTGGGTAATAGGATTTGATGTAAGTAATAATGGAAAAGTTATCTTGCTAAAGGAGACAGATACCCGCTTGAGAGAGCTATTTATATGGGATAAAGAATTGCAACAACTCACAGATTATAACGGACCAATATTTGAGCGATTGAAAACACGACCTCTCCAACACTTCCGCTTTAAGAGTCTTGGCTTAGAACTAGATGGATGGTATATCAAACCTGAAACTGAAGAAAAGGCCCCAGTAATAGTCTTTGTTCACGGTGGGCCAAAGGGGATGTACGGCTATTATTTCAAATATGAAATGCAGTTAATGGCCGATAAAGGATATTACATTGTCTTTGTGAATCCACGGGGAAGTAACGGTTATGATGAAGAGTTCGCTTTGAAAGTACTCGAGCGAACAGGCCTAGAAGACTTCCAAGATATCCTTAATGGCGTTGAAAAGTTCTTTGAAATCGAACCCAATGCAGATAGGGAGAGAGTTGGAATAACAGGGATAAGCTATGGAGGATTTATGACAAACTGGGCATTAACACAAAGTGCCTTATTTAAAGCGGGAATAAGTGAAAACGGCATAAGTTATTGGCTTACAAGCTATGCATTTTCCGATATTGGTCTATGGTTTGACAAAGAAGTAATTGGCGAAAACCCACTTGAAAATGAAAACTACAAAAAGCTCAGCCCACTTTTCTATGCCCAAAATGTTAAAGCTCCCTTACTACTCATACACAGCCTAGAAGATTATCGTTGTCCACTCGACCAGAGTGTTATGTTTTACCACGTGCTCAAAGATCTAGGAAAAGAAGTTTACATAGCAATATTCAAAAAAGGAGCACATGGACATAGTTTAAGAGGCAGTCCTAAACATAGGGCAAAAAGGTACAAACTCTTCATGGAGTTCTTCGAAAGGAAGCTCAAGAAATACGAAGAGGGATTTGATGTGGAAAAGATCTTAGAGAAAAGCGAAAACGAAAAATAA
- a CDS encoding Lrp/AsnC family transcriptional regulator, with translation MVTAFILMVTAAGKEREVMEKLLTYPEVKEAYVVYGEYDLIVKVETETLKDLDHFITERIRKMPEIQMTSTMIAI, from the coding sequence ATGGTGACGGCGTTTATTTTGATGGTGACAGCCGCTGGGAAGGAAAGAGAAGTTATGGAAAAACTTCTTACATATCCAGAGGTAAAGGAAGCCTATGTGGTTTATGGGGAATATGACCTCATAGTCAAGGTTGAAACCGAAACCCTAAAGGATCTTGACCATTTCATAACTGAAAGAATAAGAAAAATGCCAGAAATACAAATGACTTCAACAATGATAGCCATTTGA
- a CDS encoding TIGR00153 family protein — MQVWTKLFAKSPFKPLIKHAEVVLETVEVLEKALEAWEIGDYETMRNYARKVDDLEDFADRIKEEIRDSLSSKLFMPVNRGDILRYLHMQDKIADAAENTAKWLLVRDPNDMPEDIKEEIKSLIMKMSQESIKAAKLVYEAIVQMDTVIESGFGEKEIEKEYELIREIESVEHKIDELDTEFMEIIFKNSSKLEWGLGMYLLNIAKTLSNISDKAKDAAERIRLMMNK, encoded by the coding sequence ATGCAGGTTTGGACGAAATTATTTGCTAAAAGTCCATTTAAGCCATTGATAAAACACGCAGAGGTTGTTTTGGAAACTGTAGAGGTTTTAGAAAAAGCTCTTGAAGCGTGGGAAATAGGAGACTATGAAACAATGAGAAATTACGCTCGAAAAGTTGATGACCTCGAAGATTTTGCCGATAGGATTAAAGAAGAGATCAGGGACAGTTTAAGTTCAAAGTTATTTATGCCTGTGAATAGGGGTGACATTTTGAGATATTTACACATGCAAGACAAAATAGCTGATGCTGCTGAAAACACAGCCAAGTGGCTTCTTGTTAGAGATCCCAATGACATGCCAGAAGACATCAAAGAGGAAATAAAAAGTCTGATAATGAAAATGAGTCAAGAAAGTATTAAAGCTGCTAAACTCGTATATGAAGCTATTGTTCAGATGGACACAGTGATAGAGAGTGGTTTTGGAGAGAAAGAGATCGAGAAAGAATATGAACTCATCAGAGAGATTGAAAGCGTAGAACACAAAATAGATGAACTCGACACCGAATTTATGGAGATAATATTCAAAAACTCCTCAAAACTAGAATGGGGCCTCGGAATGTACCTTCTTAATATAGCAAAGACTCTAAGCAATATCTCTGATAAAGCAAAAGATGCAGCAGAAAGAATAAGGCTAATGATGAACAAATGA
- a CDS encoding inorganic phosphate transporter, producing the protein MIEMLSDPWLFITIAVGLFMAWAIGANDAANSMSTAVGAGAITPKQAVIIAGILEFTGAYLFGKSVTETIRKGIIDASQISDPHVIVYGSIAALLAASLWLVFATKFGLPVSTTHSIIGGIVGYGIVYAGISIVNWSKMAQVVASWILSPIFGAIVAFTVIKLVSKTILQKDNPIKSARRWAPVWIGLAFIVIGSMFYIKVMHGKSLFVAITRYGATAGLITFVISFVLLKRNFRTKDPYLGVEAIFKKVQVLTSAYVALSHGANDVANAIGPVAAVYAVATMGLAGMKVPVPKWILAMGGLGIAIGVATYGYKVMETVGKKITELTNTRGFSIDFSAATVVLVASWMGLPISTTHTVVGAVIGVGLARGVKAINKDIVKDIVISWFVTVPVAAIIAGVIFKILMVLG; encoded by the coding sequence ATGATTGAGATGCTTAGTGATCCATGGCTCTTTATCACAATAGCTGTAGGTCTATTTATGGCATGGGCAATAGGAGCAAATGATGCTGCAAATTCAATGAGTACTGCTGTTGGTGCTGGAGCAATAACACCCAAGCAAGCTGTTATAATTGCAGGTATACTCGAATTCACTGGTGCATATCTCTTCGGAAAGAGCGTCACTGAAACTATTAGAAAAGGTATAATAGATGCATCTCAAATAAGTGATCCTCATGTTATTGTTTATGGATCCATTGCAGCTCTTCTTGCTGCCTCCCTATGGTTGGTTTTTGCCACTAAGTTTGGTTTACCTGTCTCAACTACCCACTCTATCATAGGCGGAATCGTGGGGTATGGAATTGTATATGCTGGAATCTCTATAGTGAACTGGAGTAAGATGGCCCAAGTTGTTGCAAGCTGGATATTATCCCCAATCTTCGGGGCAATTGTTGCTTTTACCGTTATTAAATTAGTGTCTAAAACGATTCTCCAGAAGGACAACCCAATAAAAAGTGCTAGACGGTGGGCCCCTGTATGGATAGGCCTAGCCTTTATTGTTATAGGATCAATGTTTTACATAAAAGTTATGCATGGAAAGTCCCTCTTTGTAGCAATAACAAGGTATGGAGCTACAGCAGGACTAATCACATTTGTAATAAGCTTCGTTCTGCTAAAAAGGAACTTTAGAACAAAAGACCCGTATTTGGGCGTAGAAGCAATATTCAAAAAAGTTCAAGTATTAACTTCTGCCTATGTAGCCCTATCCCATGGAGCAAACGACGTAGCAAATGCCATAGGTCCTGTGGCAGCAGTTTATGCTGTGGCAACCATGGGGCTAGCAGGAATGAAAGTTCCAGTGCCAAAGTGGATTTTAGCAATGGGAGGATTAGGTATAGCAATAGGTGTAGCGACATATGGATACAAAGTCATGGAAACTGTTGGAAAGAAAATTACCGAACTGACAAATACTAGAGGATTTAGTATAGATTTTTCAGCGGCCACAGTCGTTTTAGTAGCATCTTGGATGGGATTACCAATTTCAACCACCCACACCGTAGTTGGCGCAGTGATAGGTGTAGGATTAGCCAGAGGAGTAAAAGCAATAAACAAAGATATCGTTAAAGATATAGTAATCTCGTGGTTTGTCACAGTGCCCGTTGCAGCTATAATTGCGGGAGTCATATTTAAGATATTAATGGTATTGGGGTGA